A single Camarhynchus parvulus chromosome 5, STF_HiC, whole genome shotgun sequence DNA region contains:
- the DLK1 gene encoding protein delta homolog 1: MGLRAAGILGCCCCLLPLVLPAAPGVSCKAGCHPENGFCEFPSECRCQPGWQGALCNQCVPFPGCLHGSCAKPWQCICEEGWVGSLCDIDIHPCSAKPCTNNSTCIETGDGGYICLCAQGFTGKNCHLKKGPCIINGSPCQNGGTCIDDNGFAPHASCLCPSGFAGTFCEIDRDDCESNPCENGGTCTDVGVGFSCSCPHGYTGKLCSSRVTFCASGPCENGGTCSEHPQGGFECICKPEFVGMTCRHPSKNTSLSGMNMETKHMQNYKPPSKAHHRSVHQQQEILKITVKETIQNADPLMSRSQVICFVVLGLLTCLVVLGTTGIVFFSKCEMWLANAKYSHLLRKKKNFFLKSNNGENLSVNIIFPEKIKLTNYTKNYTAI, encoded by the exons atGGGGCTGCGCGCCGCCGGCATCctcggctgctgctgctgcctgctgcccctCGTGCTGCCCGCGGCCCCAG GCGTGAGCTGTAAAGCTGGCTGCCATCCAGAGAATGGATTCTGTGAATTTCCCAGTGAATGCAG GTGCCAACCTGGCTGGCAGGGTGCCCTTTGTAATCAGTGTGTTCCTTTCCCTGGGTGCTTGCACGGCAGCTGCGCCAAGCCCTGGCAGTGCATCTGTGAGGAGGGCTGGGTTGGCAGCCTCTGTGACATAG ATATTCACCCATGTTCAGCAAAGCCCTGCACCAATAATTCAACGTGTATAGAGACTGGTGATGGAGGATATATTTGTCTGTGTGCCCAGGGATTTACGGGAAAAAACTGCCATCTCAAGAAAGGACCCTGCATTATTAATGG TTCTCCCTGCCAGAATGGAGGAACATGCATTGATGACAATGGTTTTGCACCCCATGCTTCCTGTCTGTGCCCTTCTGGTTTTGCTGGCACCTTCTGTGAAATAGATAGAGACGACTGTGAATCCAACCCGTGTGAGAATGGAGGAACATGCACAGATGTTGGTGTGGGTTTCAGCTGTTCTTGTCCCCATGGCTACACAGGGAAGCTGTGCAGCAGCCGTGTCACTTTCTGTGCAAGTGGCCCATGTGAGAATGGAGGCACTTGCAGtgagcatccccagggaggGTTCGAGTGCATCTGTAAACCAGAATTTGTTGGCATGACCTGCAGACATCCCAGCAAAAACACAAGCCTCTCTGGAATGAATATGGAGACAAAGCATATGCAGAATTACAAGCCACCCTCAAAAGCTCACCATAGATCAGTGCATCAACAACAAGAAATCCTGAAAATAACAGTGAAAGAAACAATTCAAAATGCAGATCCCTTAATGAGTAGAAGCCAGGTGATATGTTTTGTTGTGCTGGGCTTGCTTACGTGTCTTGTTGTCTTGGGTACAActgggattgtttttttttcaaaatgtgaaatGTGGCTTGCTAATGCCAAATACAGTCATCTCCTGCGCaagaaaaagaacttttttctgAAGTCTAACAATGGGGAAAACCTCTCAGTTAATATTATCTTCCCAGAGAAGATCAAATTGACTAATTACACTAAGAACTACACTGCCATCTAG